The nucleotide window TCATTGGCTTGGCGGCTCATTCAAGTTCCTGTCTGGACACAATGTTTTGTGCTACCTACAGGGTCCTTTGTTAGGACCATACTGCATTACCCTCATAGATCACTGTGCCTCATTCACACCGCTGCTGACTCCAACGCTACCGCATACATAGGTATCACGGAAAATGCGATTAGGTATACTTCCTTATCCAATATGTAGGAAAGTGATTGCTCTTTTGAACAAACCCCGGGGTTTCCCCGTTGCTCGTGGTGAGCCGTGGTCTCAACAGCCTCGAGGAGCCTCATTCCGTGTGGTTGGAATGCGACTCGGAGGGGAACGCATTACACTATTTGGATCAATACGCGCCAGCAAAATCGACTCTCTTGGACACATTGAAAACTTAGAATACACTTGCCGTACGCAAATCTGAGAGACTATTTTTTGTTCTCTAGATTATTAAGGTCTTTCGTCTCTGGACTCTTCGGAAGGGGCAGTTTAACAAACCACTGAATCCAGCAAGGCGGCCATCGGTCATGACTGAATTGCTTGCATCATTCGTCGATGTGGATGGACGCCTTATAGTATCACAACACTGTATTAAGAAGCCTCCATTCAGAAGAAAAAAAttgaaagaaagaaagaaagcaaaaagaagaagaaaaagaaaaggggggggggcgagacTCTCAGCTCAACACACTAGAAAGTAAGACTTTAGACTACCAAATCGAAATCAAGAGTCGGTCGTATGGATACCGCTGGCCTGAGCCTGGTCAATGCTACTCGAGACACAAATTCCATCACCAAAAAGGGTCTATCATTGCATGAGCTGGAATATTTGACATTGTCATCTCAAGTCGGATTTCCGCCATAGCCAGTACATCCACTTTGATCTATTGCCTCTGAAGCGATACATCCGTATTGTCTTGACACTTTACCGATATAAAAACAGCTCTGCCACTACGATACTAGAAGTCTAAGATCACAAGAATACGAATTTTAAGCTCTTACAGCTAACACCTAAGAGCTAGTAAACCATGCAGGGTTATACGCTTGGGGGAACAGGTGAGAATCTTCAAACCTGGCTAGGAAAACCGACAGAAGTTTGAGGGTGAATACAGTGACCTCGCTCTGATAAACAGTGTTTTATCTGTTCACGTGTAAGATTCGAAAATTGGCGGGAAAGTCTCCATGAGAAGGCAAGGAATCATCGCATCGTCGACACTCACTTTGTGCTTGCTCTTCACCAGCTTCGACAACGGAGCCGTGAGGGGGACACAGGCTTGTTCATGTGTGTCATCAATTGCCGACAGCTGTGCAGGGGTCGCAGGTCGGGTGTATGCCATTCCGGCGCAGAGTAGCATTGAGTCGAAGACTCTTGTAATCTGTCAGTGGCTGGAACAAGAGATACGAAAGGTCATGCGGTGGTTCAATGCGACAACGGGATACGCAAATGTTTGGCTCCTGGCTACGATGCAGTAACAGTAGCAGGTCTGATCAGCAGGAGAGGGTTTTGTGGCTGACATGACTGGTTTCGTTCTCGGCGTAGAGCAGGTCGGTTCCAACTTCAGACCCTGATGAAGCTCTTGGTCGGGCTGTGCATGTCAGAAAACGTCTTTGGATCCCATCGTCTTGCCTTGAGGATGGCAGTGGGATGGCGTCATGACATGTAAACAGAAAGATGATCGTCGAGCAGAAACATTGCTTCGGAGCCAAGAAACAAACTGATACGGGAGTCAGCCAGCTCTGCAACATgtcctctccccctccccctccccccccctgagTCCAAGCGCACGCGCGTGGGAGGACGACGCGGAGGATGAACAGGAGCCTACATCCCGCCCCGGAGGCCGATGAGCggccatgccatgccatgaGAGGTTGGAATCACTCAGACCGGGTGGGgttgcccccccctccctcccctcccgctTGATGTGATTGAAATTGAAAAGCAGGTTCTCGCGGTGTGGCCACGACAGGGGAAAGATTTGACGAGGTCGCATCAAACCGCACACGTGCGCCGGCCGACCTGCCATTTGGAGCTCCTGATGTGCTGCTGGCAAGATGAAAGGAAAGATTTTCCCTCTGCACCTTGTCGAATCGGATTCGAAACCCCCTCCTTTTTTGCCTGACTCTTGGCCTGTCTCTGATGTCGAAAGAGAAGCAAATTCCGAGCCATCCAGCCTCCCCAGCCCgtgtcacacacacacacacacacacatacacacacggCTAAACCTTCTCCTCGTTGAGAAACTCGTCTGATCCTACCCCCCCGTTCGCTTATTCTTTGCTCGAAAATCCCTCGTTTGACCCCTGTCTCTGCTCTGAACGTGTGCCAGTCCCCGGCTAGCTCATCCCTGTTCTCgcttcctccttcctctttATCTCGAGCTTCACACACCTCAAGCTCCTCTTGATCAGCAAACCGAGTCAACCTCAAGCTCCTGAGAAGGACTCTCTTAAACCGCCAAGCCTGCACCATGTGCTGTCCGTTGGTTCTGAGGCTGACCTGGACGGCGCCCCGGCGGGGCTATCTccccacacacacatacacacacaccgcACAATGCCTGTTAGCCTAAGCTTGTCACGACGGCCCCCGGGTCCAGACTCCCTGATCCGGACTTATCAGATGGCATCAGAGATTATCGGTTCGTAAATAACATGTCTCTTGAATCGTGGCAGTGCTGTTACGGCCGGGGGGGGTTCGAAGTCTTTTCACCTTTTGCCGCTCTGTTTGAGAGTGGAGAGTTCTCTGGTTGATGTGAGCTTGCTGCTTGGGTGATCAAGctccgaggaggagctcggcgtgAGCTGCCAGTCTGGAAAGACCATTCATATTCTCTGGGCGCCGCCCCCTTCGGCTCGTCTTGCTTCTGGACTCGACAACACCTTCTCATTTTTTCACACAGCCGTACATGACTTCTTCTCCATGATGGCTGACAACTATCTCAGCCCCAACCCCACACACCCGGACTCCCGTTCGAGGGCCGCCAGTGATGCGGACACCATCATGGCTGACGGgtccaacaacaacaacaacccgTTCCTCACGCCGTCCGGAACCACGGCTGccaccagcaccgccgccacgagCTTGGAtctcgaggacgcggacTCGGCCCTGCACCCTGACCCCGGCACCGAGAACGACTTTCGTGTTGATAACAACCCCTTTGCCTTTTCCCCCGGACAGCTGAACAAGCTTCTCAACCCCAAATCTCTCTCTGCCTTTCGAGCTCTCGGTGGTCTGCGGGGTATTGCCCGGGGACTCCAGACCGACGTACGGAGCGGCCTCAGCGTTGATGAGACGGGGGTCAGAAGTACCGTCAGCTTCAGCGAAGCGGTGGAAAGCCGGAATGACACCAACCCAGCGTCTCCTTCCACGGAGAAGCCCAtttcgtcctcgtcaacacCGTTTGTCGATCGAACCCGGGTCTACGGACGCAACATTCTCCCTCCCAAGAAGCCAAAGTCTATTTGGAAGCTCATGTGGATCGCCTTCAACGAGACCGTGCTCATCCTTCTGACCGTCGCCGGAGTCATCTCTTTGGCACTCGGGCTCTATGAGACTCTCGGCGTGGAACGGCCCGCAGGAGCGCCGGCGTCTGTCGACTGGGTCGAAGGCGTCGCCATCTGCGGAGcagtcatcatcgtcgtcctcgtcggctctCACAACGATTGGCAGAAGGAAAAGGCGTTTGTCCGGCTAAACACCAAGAAGGACGACCGCCAGGTCAAGGTCATTCGATCGGGGAAATCCGACATGATCAACGTCAACGAGATCCTTGTGGGAGACGTCCTGCATCTCGAGCCGGGTGACATGGTTCCGGCAGACGGCATCTTGATCGAGGGTCACGAAGTCAAGTGCGACGAGTCTTCGGCAACGGGAGAATCCGACGTGCTCAAGAAGACTGCTGGTGATCAAGTGATGAAGCTGCTGGACTCCAAGCAGAGCAACCACGATGACTTGGACCCTTTCATCATCTCTGGTTCCAAGGTACTAGAAGGTAAGCACTTAGTTGTAACCCTTGCCGTTGACAGACCTATTCGCTGACCACCACCACAGGCATGGGAACGTACGTTTGCACATCCGTCGGCGTCTACAGCAGCTACGGCAAGATCATGATGTCTGTACGCTACGACATCGAGTCGACTCCCCtccagaagaagctggaACGGCTCGCCATTGCCATCGCCAAGCTGGGCGGGGGCGCATCCGCCTTGATGTTCTTCATCCTGCTGTTCCGCTTCGTGGCCAGCCTCCCCGGAGACAACAGACTACCGGCGGACAAGGCGTCGACCTTCATGgacctgctcgtcgtcgccattgCCATCATAGCCGTGGCGGTCCCGGAAGGGTTGCCGCTGGCCGTGACCCTCGCTCTGGCGTTCGCGACCACCAAGTTGCTCAAGGAGAACAACTTGGTTCGTGTGCTGCGGGCCTGTGAGACCATGGGCAACGCGACAACAATCTGTTCCGACAAGACGGGAACACTGGTAAGACTTGCCTCGGCTGGCCGGCCGTTTCTCGGACTTGACTAGAAGCTAATGAAAAGTCCTAGACGACGAACAAGATGACCGTCGTTGCCGGGACCTTTTCTACGAGCAGTTTCACGTCTACCGCCACAGCCGACAGTAATAACGAAAAGACTGCCGGTTCCCCTCTCCATGTGTCTGCCTGGGCTTCAACCGTACCTCAAGCAACCAAGGAACTGATTGTGCAATCCGTTGCCGTCAACTCGACGGCCTTTGAAGGCCAGGAAGACGGCCAGTCAACGTTCATCGGGTCAAAGACCGAAACCGCTCTCCTTCAACTCGCCAAGGATCACCTGGGACTGCAgtccctcgccgaggcccgcgCCAACGAGCAGGTTGTGCAGATGCTCCCGTTCGATTCCGGGCGGAAGTGCATGGCGGCCGTCATCAAACTCCGGGACGCCTCCAAGGGCTACCGTCTCTTGGTCAAGGGCGCCTCGGAAATCTTGCTCCGTCACTGTTCATCCAAGGCGGACCTCGAGACGTTGGCGGTTCAGCCCCTGACTACCTCGGAACGAGAGTCACTGGATGCCACCATCAACCAGTACGCCCGTCGATCCCTGCGCACCATCGGCCTCGTGTACAAGGACTACCCCCAGTGGCCGCCCGTGAACGTGCCCTCGGAAGACGGACATGTAAAGCTCGAGTCGCTTCTGGCTGCCTCTGAGCTGGTGTTCCTCGGAATCGTCGGTATCCaggatcccgtccgctccgGTGTCCCCGAAGCCGTGCGAAAGGCACAGCATGCCGGCGTCACAGTCCGCATGGTCACGGGCGACAACATCGTCACGGCCCAAGCCATCGCGACCGAGTGCGGCATCTTCACGGGGTCTCAGGGGGTGATCATGGAGGGGCCGAACTTCCGCAAGCTTTCCGAGGACGACATGAACGCCATTCTCCCCAAGCTACAGGTGCTGGCTCGTTCGTCCCCCGAAGACAAGCGCATCCTCGTCACGAGGTTGAAGGCGCTCGGCGAGACGGTCGCCGTCACAGGAG belongs to Colletotrichum higginsianum IMI 349063 chromosome 5, whole genome shotgun sequence and includes:
- a CDS encoding Calcium-transporting ATPase; amino-acid sequence: MADNYLSPNPTHPDSRSRAASDADTIMADGSNNNNNPFLTPSGTTAATSTAATSLDLEDADSALHPDPGTENDFRVDNNPFAFSPGQLNKLLNPKSLSAFRALGGLRGIARGLQTDVRSGLSVDETGVRSTVSFSEAVESRNDTNPASPSTEKPISSSSTPFVDRTRVYGRNILPPKKPKSIWKLMWIAFNETVLILLTVAGVISLALGLYETLGVERPAGAPASVDWVEGVAICGAVIIVVLVGSHNDWQKEKAFVRLNTKKDDRQVKVIRSGKSDMINVNEILVGDVLHLEPGDMVPADGILIEGHEVKCDESSATGESDVLKKTAGDQVMKLLDSKQSNHDDLDPFIISGSKVLEGMGTYVCTSVGVYSSYGKIMMSVRYDIESTPLQKKLERLAIAIAKLGGGASALMFFILLFRFVASLPGDNRLPADKASTFMDLLVVAIAIIAVAVPEGLPLAVTLALAFATTKLLKENNLVRVLRACETMGNATTICSDKTGTLTTNKMTVVAGTFSTSSFTSTATADSNNEKTAGSPLHVSAWASTVPQATKELIVQSVAVNSTAFEGQEDGQSTFIGSKTETALLQLAKDHLGLQSLAEARANEQVVQMLPFDSGRKCMAAVIKLRDASKGYRLLVKGASEILLRHCSSKADLETLAVQPLTTSERESLDATINQYARRSLRTIGLVYKDYPQWPPVNVPSEDGHVKLESLLAASELVFLGIVGIQDPVRSGVPEAVRKAQHAGVTVRMVTGDNIVTAQAIATECGIFTGSQGVIMEGPNFRKLSEDDMNAILPKLQVLARSSPEDKRILVTRLKALGETVAVTGDGTNDAPALKAADVGFSMGISGTEVAKEASAIVLMDDNFASIVTALKWGRAVNDAVQKFLQFQITVNITAVLLAFITAMYDPHMEPVLKAVQLLWVNLIMDTFAALALATDPPTEKILDRPPQRKDAPLITVNMWKMIIGQAIFQLIITITLYFAGPEILGYNRNSEDQMLQLDTLIFNTFVWMQIFNEFNNRRLDNKFNVLEGVHRNKFFIFINILMVGLQVGIVFIGGRVFEIKEGGLDGTQWAISIVVAFMSLPWGVLVRIFPDIWFEKTARFVGKPFVVVYRFLGRVFGRIGGLFKRKPHKVTSDEEVPATIIVAPPDGKGLQG